In Candidatus Moanabacter tarae, the genomic stretch CTGAGACCGTTAGGATGGAGAAGGTGTCAGGGGATAAAAGGACAACTTGGTTGTCATCTAGATAAGCGACGTTCTGCGTCCGACCGGCAAGGGCGGAGATATCGCTGGCCAGGATATTTTCTCCGGACCCAATGCCAACGACAAGAGGAGATCCTTTCCGGGCACCCACGATCTCGTTAGGGTGATCGGTGCAGATTACCCCGATCCCATAGGTTCCTTCCACGTGAAGGAGGCTCTTGCGCACACTTTCGAGAAAGCGATTTTTCCCATTTATCGGCTCTTCCTTGTCATAATGATAGGCAATCAGATTAGCAAGAGTCTCAGTATCAGTTTCGGAAGCAAACTGGATGTCTCTGTCTTCGAGAAATCTCTTAATACTGAGATAATTCTCGATTACACCGTTGTGGACGAGGGCCACCTTGCGGTCGTGGCTTAGGTGAGGATGAGCGTTGGTGTCGCTGACACTACCGTGGGTTGCCCAGCGGGTATGACTGATGCCAAGATTTGAGTTGAGCTCGACCTTACGAATCTCGTTAACGAGTGTCTGTACGCGGCCGCTTTTCTTGATTGTTTGGAGACCGTCCTTTTTCCAAACAGTGAGGCCTGCAGAATCGTAGCCGCGGTATTCCAGTTTCTTTAGGCCCTCAAGAAGGATCGGGGTGGCATTCTGTTTTCCAACATATCCGACAATCCCACACATAGAGGTGTGGAAAGATATTGGAATTTGATTTGGATTCAAGCAGAATGCTAGAAGTCTGTAGGTATCCTCCTATTGGGTTCGGGTGCTACGGTCGATACAATTACTATTGGAGGCGATATACAAAGAATGAAACCGCGAGTTGTCAGTGTGGTTATGGGTGGTGGCCGAGGGACACGGTTACAGCCGCTGACAAGCTTGCGTTGCAAACCGGCAGTTCCATTAGCGGGAAAATATCGGTTGGTCGATATTCCAATCAGCAACTGCCTAAATTCTGGGCTGAATCAGATCTATGTATTAACTCAATTTAACACTGCTTCGTTACATCGCCACATCCGAGAATCATATGTTTTTGATGCCTTCGGAGGGGGGTTCGTCGACATTCTCTCGGCGGAACAGACAGAAGCGGGAGATAATTGGTATCAAGGAACTTCTGATGCGGTAAGGCAGAATCTCCACCATTTTCACGCAGGAGAAAAAGATCTATTTCTTATTGTGTCCGGGGATCAGCTCTACCAAATGGACTTCCGGCACATTATTGAGCAGCATCAGCGCAGCGGTGCCGAAGTGACGATAGCCGCGAAACCGGTTCCGATCTCTCAGGTTGAGAGCCTAGGGATCATGAGGGTTGGAAAGAGTCTAGAGATAGAGGAATTTTTTGAAAAGCCAAAGGAGCCCGGGGTGATCAATGGACTTAAGATGATCGGTAAAGTGGATAGAGAGAGTGATGAAGAACGCTGTCTCGCTTCAATGGGAATCTACATATTTAATAAATCGACTCTTTTCCATGCACTTGAGCATTCCAATGCTGACGATTTTGGGAAGGAGATCATTCCGGGGCTCCTCGGGAGAGCGAAGTTACATGCCTTCATTTTCGATGGGTACTGGGAAGATATTGGGACCGTGGGTGCCTTTTTCGAAGCTAATCTCCGATTTACTGAGCGGGTTCCTCCTTTCAACTTCTTCGATCGGGACAGAGTTATTTACACCCATGCTCGATTCTTGCCCGCTTCAAAACTGAATCGATGTCGGATTGAGCAAGGAGTGGTAGCCGATGGATGTGTAATCTCGGATGCGGAGGTCATTCACAGTGTTATTGGTATCCGTTCCGAGATTCGCGAAGAAGGTCTCTTGGAGAATGTTGTCATGATGGGTGCCGATTTCCGTGAGTCCCCTGAAGATCGGGAGAGCAATGTCGAAAAGGGAATCCCCCATATTGGAATCGGGCGGGGAGCTGTTATCAGAAATGCCATTATCGATAAAAATGCTCGTATTGGTGCTAATGTTAAACTTTCTCCTGAAGGGAAGCCTGATTTCTATGAGGACGGTGGAATTGTGATCCGGGATGGGGTCCTCGTCGTCCCAAAAGACACGGTAGTGCCGGACAATACAGATTTTTAGATTAATATAGATCAGGGGACTGTCAGGTAAACATTGGGACTTTGCTAGCTTTCCAAATAAAATGTCCGAAACATTTTCATCCCAGGCAAATTTGGAGCGCTGCATCATACATATTGATATGGATTGTTTCTATGCGGCGGTTGAGATTCGCGAGCGGCCCGAATTAATGGGAAAGCCCGTGGCCGTTGGTGGCCAAAGGCGTGGGGTTCTCACAACTTGCAATTATGAGGCGCGCAAATTTGGTTGTTGCTCTGCTATGCCCAGCTATCGAGCCCGCCAACTTTGTCCAGAACTGATCGTCCTTTCTCCCCGGTTTCAGCTCTATCGCAGAGAATCTGAAAAAATCAGGGAAATCTTTAAAGATTATACAAAATTGGTTGAACCGCTCTCTCTCGACGAGGCCTATCTTGACATAACTTCACTACCTGGGGATGGGTGGACAACTGCGAAGGAGATTAGAAAACGCATTTGGAAAGCTACTGCTCTGACCGCATCTGCGGGGATCGGCCCCAATAAACTCTTAGCAAAAATAGCTAGTGACTGGCGCAAACCTGATGGACAGTTTGAGATAAAATTGGAAGAGACAACTGCATTCATGCATGAGCTCCCTGTTGAGAATATCTGGGGAATCGGACCAAAAAGTACGACTCTTTTGAAAGGGAGTGGTATAGAGACCTGTGGTGAACTACAAAAGCTCACTCTGTTACAATTGCATAGTCTTATGGGAAAGTTCGGAGCAGAAATCTTTCGACTTTGCCGTGGACTAGATTCCCGTAAAGTGGAACCTCGCCGAATCCGGAAATCGATGAGCACCGAACGGACATTTGACGAAGATCTCCGCAGTCTCGAGGAAAGTATTCACGAATTGAAAAAGCTTCACCATGCACTAGCAAAGGATCTCAAGGGGAAAGGTGCTCAGCGTGCTATACACAAGATATTTGTAAAACTGAAATTCTCCAATTTTCGTCAAACGACGAGAGAATGTGTGAGCAAAGAGTTCTCATTTCCTGTTTTACACCGGCTTCTCGAAGAGGCTTATACGCGCAGCAATGAAGGGATTCGGCTATTGGGGGCTGGAGCGCGTTTTCAAGAAGATTCACCAGAGAACATCGAGCAGCTCGAAATTCCATTTGAAATTTAGGAATTGGTGGGAGGAGAATTCCTAAAACAAAATTATTGCGGACCCCTAACTCTAAATCGGAATCGCTTGGTGCTTGACCAGCTACCAGCAAAAACCATCCTTTGGGCGCTCATGGCTTCTTCTCCACAGAACGAGTCTAGGATGGATCGCATTGTCGGGCTTTGTCGTCGCCGGGGGTTTATTTTTCAGTCTTCCGAAATCTATGGCGGAATCAATGGGTTTTTTGACTACGGTCCGGTCGGAGTAGAATTGCGCCGAAATATCAAGGAAGCTTGGTGGCACGATATGGTTCAGCTCCGTGATGATATCGTCGGCTTGGATTCTTCAATTATTATGCACGGTGACGTATGGAAAACATCAGGCCATGCTGATGGATTCGCCGATCCTATGGTTGACTGTAGAGAATCAAAGTTACGGTACAAAGCGGACCAGATTTTCTTTTCCGATGTTGTGGTTGACGGTGAGACGATAGGTTATGTTTCGGTTCTTGAATCTCCTGCGATGACTGAGGAGGCTCAGGAGGAGGCGGATAGACTAAAGCGGAAACTTGGTGCCCGAGGGCAACTGGACCCGATCAACTTGCGTGATTTTACTAAGGCCAAAATAGAGGAAATCGAATTGATTCCCTCGCCGGCCACCGGGAAGCCGGGGTCTCTCACTCCACCGCGTGATTTTAACATGATGTTTCAGACCTATGTTGGAGCCCTGCGCGATGAATCTGCAATCACCTATCTCCGGCCGGAGACTGCCCAAGGGATCTTTGTCAACTTTAGGAACATCGTTGATTCCGGCCGCCTGAAAATTCCCTTTGGCATCGCCCAGATTGGAAAGGCTTTTCGTAACGAGATAACCCCACGTAACTTCATCTTTCGCTCCCGAGAATTCGAGCAGATGGAGATTGAATACTTCATACCCCCTGGCGATGAGTGGGAGAAGTACCATGAAGAATGGATTGGCGTTCGGCTGGATTGGTTTGATGCTATCGGGTTGGAGAGGAAGCGCTTAGGTTGTGATGTTCACGGACAGGACAGTCTCGCCCACTATGCGAAGGCTTGCACTGATATTACTTTCGAATTTCCTTTCGGTGTCCAAGAGTTGGAAGGGATTGCGGCGAGGGGCGATTTTGACCTTAGCCGTCATAGCGAGGGATCTGGAAAGTCGATGGAATATTTTGATGATGCCACCGGCAAACGCTATGTTCCCCATGTGATCGAGCCTTCTCTGGGGGTAGACCGGACTCTGCTTGCGCTTCTTTGCAGTGCTTATCAAACCGATGAGATTGGTGGTGAAAAGCGGGATGTACTTCGGTTCCATCCGCGAATTGCGCCCTACAAAGCTGGGGTTTTCCCTCTGCTAAAAAATAAACCTGAGCTGGTGAACAGGGCTCGTGGGATATACGACTGTCTCCGCTCGCGCTGGAACGTATTCTACGACGAAACCGGAGCGATCGGTCGTCGTTATCGAAGACAGGACGAAATTGGCACTCCTTATGGGGTGACGGTAGACTTCCAGACACTTGAGGACGGAACAGTTACGCTCCGAAATCGAGATTCCACCGAACAAGTGCGGATTTCGGAGGAGGGAATAGTTACTTATATAGCGGAGCGTATTTCCTAGGCTCAAAATCCCATTTAGGATTTCAAGGTTAAGAAATACGCCAGTCAACTAATTCAACTTGGGGATTCCGGCGACCGTTCCACGTATTCCAGTTGGCCCTCACTGCTAGATCGAGGGAATCTCCAACTGGTGGGCGCCTTTGCGACATCTTCCATGCTACTCCAGCAAGTGGGCGGCGGGAGGAATCATTTAGTTGAAAGCGTAGGTGCCCATTACCGAATTCTGAGGGCGTTCGATTCAGGGAAACTCTCTTAAGTCCGAAGATGGGTTCAGGATTGTTTTGGCCATAGGGGTGAAGGCATTCGAGGTCGTCAAGAAGCCTCTCATCAATATCCTCAAGTTGGATCCACTGGGTTAATTCCAGCTCTTTTTCAGGGATAGAGCCACCCAGCTCGTGGGTTGCTACTTGGTTGAAGGCTGTTCGAAATTTCTCAACGTTTTCAGCCTTTAGAGAAACCCCCGTAGCCATTGGGTGTCCACCCCAGCTATCGAGAAGATGATGACATGATCGCAGTAAATCGACGAGATTGACTCCCGATATGCTGCGTCCAGAACCTTTGGCGAAGCCACCCTCTTCTCCCAGAACGATGCTAGGTCTGTTGAAGAGTTGAGCAAGTCGGCTAGCGACAATTCCGACTACTCCTGGGTGCCAGGAAGAGTTGTGAAGGACAAGCCCTGAACTTCCGGCGAGCTCCGTATTAACCTGCTCTTCAGCTTGGAGGAAGACTGCTTTTTCAATTTCCTGTCTTTTGCGATTGAAAGAGTCTACCTTACGAGCCGCCTTGCTGCATTCCGTCCAGTTTTCACTGAGAAGCATATTGATTGGCAAGAGTGCGTTGGCCAACCGGCCGCAAGCGTTAATGCGCGGCCCAAGACGAAAAGAGACATCAAAAGGGGATATGTCCTCACCGATCGATTTTCCACTCACCTCCAGAAGGGCGTTTATTCCAGGCCGGTGTGCACTTCGCAGTCGTAGGAGACCATGGCTAGCGAGAATTCGATTTTCCCCTAACAGAGGTACTAGGTCCGCAATGGTGCCCAGAGCAACTAAATCTAGGTGGTCCTTGAGCTCAAATTCATGAGCGGCTTCGTCTCCTACATCGCGGAGTTGTTTAATGAGTCCGTGGACCAGCTTGAAAACCAGACCGACGCT encodes the following:
- the glyQS gene encoding Glycine--tRNA ligase, whose protein sequence is MGGEFLKQNYCGPLTLNRNRLVLDQLPAKTILWALMASSPQNESRMDRIVGLCRRRGFIFQSSEIYGGINGFFDYGPVGVELRRNIKEAWWHDMVQLRDDIVGLDSSIIMHGDVWKTSGHADGFADPMVDCRESKLRYKADQIFFSDVVVDGETIGYVSVLESPAMTEEAQEEADRLKRKLGARGQLDPINLRDFTKAKIEEIELIPSPATGKPGSLTPPRDFNMMFQTYVGALRDESAITYLRPETAQGIFVNFRNIVDSGRLKIPFGIAQIGKAFRNEITPRNFIFRSREFEQMEIEYFIPPGDEWEKYHEEWIGVRLDWFDAIGLERKRLGCDVHGQDSLAHYAKACTDITFEFPFGVQELEGIAARGDFDLSRHSEGSGKSMEYFDDATGKRYVPHVIEPSLGVDRTLLALLCSAYQTDEIGGEKRDVLRFHPRIAPYKAGVFPLLKNKPELVNRARGIYDCLRSRWNVFYDETGAIGRRYRRQDEIGTPYGVTVDFQTLEDGTVTLRNRDSTEQVRISEEGIVTYIAERIS
- the glgC gene encoding Glucose-1-phosphate adenylyltransferase produces the protein MGSGATVDTITIGGDIQRMKPRVVSVVMGGGRGTRLQPLTSLRCKPAVPLAGKYRLVDIPISNCLNSGLNQIYVLTQFNTASLHRHIRESYVFDAFGGGFVDILSAEQTEAGDNWYQGTSDAVRQNLHHFHAGEKDLFLIVSGDQLYQMDFRHIIEQHQRSGAEVTIAAKPVPISQVESLGIMRVGKSLEIEEFFEKPKEPGVINGLKMIGKVDRESDEERCLASMGIYIFNKSTLFHALEHSNADDFGKEIIPGLLGRAKLHAFIFDGYWEDIGTVGAFFEANLRFTERVPPFNFFDRDRVIYTHARFLPASKLNRCRIEQGVVADGCVISDAEVIHSVIGIRSEIREEGLLENVVMMGADFRESPEDRESNVEKGIPHIGIGRGAVIRNAIIDKNARIGANVKLSPEGKPDFYEDGGIVIRDGVLVVPKDTVVPDNTDF
- the recJ gene encoding Single-stranded-DNA-specific exonuclease RecJ; this translates as MRWCYSPVPDHRIEILRNSLSINPIVARILYRLGFTEASAAHDFLNPKLRNLRNPFEIRNLDLAVERLQRAMRERESILVFGDYDVDGVTSTTLLVSSLRHLGIFPRYVVPQRLSDGYGLSPSAINRALAQDRPDLLVAVDCGTNSSGDIAHLRSLGVDVIILDHHSSKDSLPKDCILVNPHVHDSPSAPWRHLSSVGLVFKLVHGLIKQLRDVGDEAAHEFELKDHLDLVALGTIADLVPLLGENRILASHGLLRLRSAHRPGINALLEVSGKSIGEDISPFDVSFRLGPRINACGRLANALLPINMLLSENWTECSKAARKVDSFNRKRQEIEKAVFLQAEEQVNTELAGSSGLVLHNSSWHPGVVGIVASRLAQLFNRPSIVLGEEGGFAKGSGRSISGVNLVDLLRSCHHLLDSWGGHPMATGVSLKAENVEKFRTAFNQVATHELGGSIPEKELELTQWIQLEDIDERLLDDLECLHPYGQNNPEPIFGLKRVSLNRTPSEFGNGHLRFQLNDSSRRPLAGVAWKMSQRRPPVGDSLDLAVRANWNTWNGRRNPQVELVDWRIS
- the dinB_1 gene encoding DNA polymerase IV — translated: MSETFSSQANLERCIIHIDMDCFYAAVEIRERPELMGKPVAVGGQRRGVLTTCNYEARKFGCCSAMPSYRARQLCPELIVLSPRFQLYRRESEKIREIFKDYTKLVEPLSLDEAYLDITSLPGDGWTTAKEIRKRIWKATALTASAGIGPNKLLAKIASDWRKPDGQFEIKLEETTAFMHELPVENIWGIGPKSTTLLKGSGIETCGELQKLTLLQLHSLMGKFGAEIFRLCRGLDSRKVEPRRIRKSMSTERTFDEDLRSLEESIHELKKLHHALAKDLKGKGAQRAIHKIFVKLKFSNFRQTTRECVSKEFSFPVLHRLLEEAYTRSNEGIRLLGAGARFQEDSPENIEQLEIPFEI